One Alnus glutinosa chromosome 13, dhAlnGlut1.1, whole genome shotgun sequence genomic window, taccttatagggtatgccagGGAGCACCGTTCATTTCATatctttggtagtgtaaaacgtctttccattgtagtttaatcatttcatggaatagatcggtgtgaaactaaaataccttatcattgtggcctaactagggtgttcatgtattgtgtatgcttattaggatgttttatagagtagtaagctagggagcatcaatcccccacacctttggtagtataaacatttttaaattatagattaatctttacgcggtaagtgtttgatgtgaaactatgtgctttataactacgtcataacgaaagtatttttatgtcgaggtcgtcgtaatggttgacacccattacgcgctcatatcatgcatgttaggaagattcatatagactttaagcatttcattggttgaggattagataagatcaataccctaagtttcatttaagtttgtttcattttattgtttttatcacttgattcgttgtagcttcaattctacaacctttactttgtttttatttttaagttaagttaaatacgctcttcaagtatcccgttacgcaaaacaaccaataatctatgtggttcgataacccttactatagtacaatcgacacgtactattgcgagtggttcaaacttataaatttaaaatccacgtagttgaTTCTCACTACCAGTGCTCTTGCAGCAGCAATATTAGAGCGTAATTTTACAAGATATTCTGAATTAATATCTTATTTTCTAGTGGCTGAGAAAAACAACGAgcgattaataaaaaaatcacaaatcttaTCTAATGGGTTCTACATCATTTCCTAAAGCAAATGGAACCTCATTTCATGGTAATAAAGGAAATCATGGTcgtggtagaaaaaaaaaattataaaggtcAAAGGGAACGTACgcataattcttacaaaagaaatgctCATTTCCACCAAAAGTGGAACCACAATGAGgcgaaacaaaatgaaaacagagGTTTACAGAATAAATCTACAAAGAATTATGAAGATTAATGTTACGAGTGTGGTATGAAAGGACATTGGTCGCATATCTGTCGTATGCCTAAACATTTGATAGACCTATATCAAGCCTCcataaaagataaagaaaaatggattaaaatgaattttgctaATCACAGTAATTCTGTAGATTATCTTTTCTTGATACTCTAAATGGAGATGGTAGCACTCATCTTGATGCTTATGATTTCTTTGAAGACTCTAACTGAAAAACTGATCTTTTGATTAGTGATGAATATGTCTACAAcaattaatatgttttcattatgtttttatcatattatgtttatgttgtcaattttaattgtagtttgttattttattttgattaatgaaatttattttatttatatatggagGCATAGGTCATACTGATAGAATGATTAATTCCAAGATGATTTGTGAAGATTTGTGTCTAGCAGATAGTTGTACAGCGCACACAATTCTTAaagataagaaatattttaaatacttaatattAAATAAAGCTAGTATCAATACAATCTCAggttcatcaaacctaattgaaggcTCTGCAAGAGCAAATATCATATTgccaaaatgaacaaaattttgcgttgatgatgctttgtattcttctaaatctagaataaatttaatcagttttaaGAATATTCATCTAAGtggttatcatgttgaaaccactAATGAAGTCAGTGACGAATATCTAtatattacttcaataatttcgggCCAGAAGCTCATATTGAAAAAACTGTTTGCTTTCTCTTCCGGgttgtattatacaacaataagaacaattgaatcacatgttatgatgcaccagaagtgctctaatccaaagataTTTATGCTTTGGCAGATTGTCTTGGACATCCGGGAACAATTATGATGCGTCGAATAATCAAGAACTCTCATGAGCAACCCTTAAAGAACCAAAAGATTCTTTTACTAAGCGATTATCCTTGTGTTGCATGTTCTCAAGGTAAACTTGTCATCAAACCATCTCCTTCTAAGGTAATTGttgaatctccatcatttttacaaagaattgaagGGGATATATGTAGCCCGATTCACCCTCCATGTGggccatttaaatattttatagtttaatagatgcatcaactagatGGTCACATGTTTGCTTGCTTTTTACTCGTAATGTTGCATTTGCTAGACTTCTTGTCCAAATAATTATATTACACGCACAATTTCCTAAttatccaattcaatctatttGGATGAATAATGCGAGTGAATTTACATCTCAAACATTTTATAACTATTGCATGTCAATCGATATTCATGTTGAACATCCTGTTGCTCATACTCATACTCAAAATGATTTAGCTGAATCATTTATTAAACGAGTTCAATTAATTGCTTGAACTTTGCTTATAAAATCAAAGCTACTTATTTATGCTTGGggacatgcaatattacatACTGCATCATTAGTTTGGATTAGACCAATATCTTACCAAAAATATACTCATTTACAACTTGCATTTAGTCAACCACCAAAATATTTGTCATTTTTCGAATTTTTTGTTGTGTTGTATATGTTCCAATTGCTTCACCTTAGCGCATTAAGATGAGACCTCAACGTAGACTtgggatttatattggttttaaTTCTTCCTCTATTATTAGATACATTGAGCCTTTAACTGGTAAGATTTTCAAAGCACGTTTTgaagattattattttgatgaaaACATATTGACAtcaatagagagagaaaagtcGTTGCCAGAAGCACGACAAGAAGTCACTTGAAATAATTCGACGTTATCTCATTTTGATCATCATACAAATCAATGTGAACTAGAAGTTCAGAGGATTATTCATTTTCAGAGTGTTGCAAATCAATTGTCGAATGCATTTACTGAAACCAAGAAAATAGTTAAGTTTCAAATTCCAACTGCTAATACTCCAGTGAAGATAAAAGTCCTTATAGATCAATCAATTAATACAATAGCAAATGAGTCTAAGGCACGTTTGAAGCGTGGAAGACCTATTGATGCAAAGGATAAGATTCACAGGAAGAGAAAAACACAAGGAAATGAAATTGGCGCTCCTGAAGAGGCCTTACCCACAAAACAGGCAACGAAAATTTATCCATCCAAACTTTTTGTACAAATTTCTCTTGGAACAGAATCACCCGAAGAGGAACTTCttgaagaagaatctcctgaaGAGGAACATATACCTGAAAATAAAGAGatcttaataaattatataagtacatGAGAATTAttagataaaaacaaaattgttgtgGACAAcattttttcatttaaagttgcatttgacattaccagaggtaatgatgatattgaaccacAAACCGTCGAATAATGTTGACATAGAAATGATTGGCCAATGTGAAAGGAAGCAATTCAAGCAGAATTAAACTCGCTAGCAAAACATGAAGCATTTGGATATGTAGTCCAAACACATGAAGGTGTATCGCCTGTTGGATATAAGTGGGTATTTGTACGGaaaagtaatgagaaaaatgaaattgtgagataCAGAGTAAGACTTGTTGCACAAAGTTTTTTGTAGAAGCCTAgtattgattatgaagaaacatattcccctgtagtggatgcaattacatttagatttttgattagcttggtagttacagaaagtttggatgtacgtttaatggatgtggttacatcatatatatatatggatcacttgataatgatatatacatgaaaattcTTGAAGGATATAAATGCATGAAGCATATAATTTCAAATCCcgaagtatttattttatcaagcTACAAAAATCTTTATACGGCTTAAAGCAATATGGATGCATGTGGTACAATCATCTTAGTGAATATCTATTAGAAAAAGAatttgagaataatccaatttgtccatgctttttcattaaaaaataaattcatgaAGGATATAAAATGCATGAAGCATATAATTTCAAACCTcgaagtatttattttatcaaactacaaagatctttatacgGCTTAAAGCAATATGGACGCATGTGTACAATCATCTTAGTGAATATCTATTGGAAAAATGATTTGTGAATAATCCAATTTGTCCATGCtttttcattaagaaatcagaatctgAATTTGCTATCATTGTAGTTTATGTATATGATTTAAATATTGTTGGGACTTCAGAAGAGCTCACAAaaactttcatttattttaaaaatgaatttgagatgaaagattttggtaagacaaaattttgtcttggtTTACAgatttaacattttccaaatgaaattattgttcatcaatcaacatacaCAAAAAAAAGTCTTTAAGCATTTTTTCATGGAGAAAGCTCATCATTTGAGCACTCCAATGGTTGTTCAATCACTTGATGTGAAAAAGACTATTTTCGCACTCGAGAAGACGACGAAGAAATTCTTGGTCTTGAAGTACCATATCTTAGCGCAATTGATGCATTGATGTATCTTGAAAATTGCACACGACTTAATATagcattttcaattaatttactAGCAAAATACAGTTCTGCACCAACTCGAATGCATTGGAATGTGGTCAAACATGTTCTACGTTATCTTCGTAGAACAACTTATGTGTGACTATTTTATCCAAGAGATTCAAATTCAAGTTAGTTGGATATGTAGATGCGAGTTTCCTTTCTGATCCGCATAAAGGTAGATCTCAAATAGGATATTTGTTTACATGTGGAAGTATTGTTATTTTATGGAGATCTGTCAAGTAAACACTTAttgctacttcttcaaatcactTAGAGATTATTGCAATTCATGAAGCAAGTCAGGAATGCATATGGCTAAGATCAGTAATTCAACACATTCGAGAAATGTGTGGTTTATCCACAATCAAAGATAGGCtgataatattatatgaagataatattgcttgtatcacacagatcagaaatagaacaaaacacatttcaccaaaattcttttatacacatgaacTCCAGAAGACTAGTGATATTGATGTGAATGCATCGACTCAaggatctttcatcataaacaattgaagctcTTCATCCTATTGAGAGGGAGTAAAATGATTATGTTGATTGTACTATTTTTCTTCACTAAGGTTTTTTTCAttgggttttcctttgcaaggttttaatgaggcaGTCTTAAAACATACGACGGCGCACAAGAATAATGTACTATTTTTCCTTCGCCACAGGTTTTTTTCCTATCGGGTTTTCCTTTGCAAGATTTTAACGAGACAAATTCTTAGCGTATGGTCATCAAATGGAGaatgttatgaatgcattcatgcatttggtagATAACCATTTAGTTCTTTCtcttggaattctacacatttatgtcatcttttagaatttctataacattcatgtaatacgtTGATGCAGCATTTTGATTCATGTATTACCCTTTCATATTCCTTAACCCCCTATTATGATTCCATGTCTATAAAAGAGAATATTgagtaagagaaatgattctttaccacctaaatatacaacttttcaccaccttgtctatgtggcaaggtggtcccccactttattttatcttttaaaaataaaaaaactctaaagttagtaggggagaccaccttgccacatagagaaggtgaaaaattgtatatttaggtggtagtgaatcattactcattaagTAATATGTAAAATACACAATAATAGAGAAGAATCCTACATAGTTTCTAAAGAACTAGTTTTATATCTCTAgagttaataattttatatgaaGAACTATTGAACTCAATCATTTGCTGCCGTTCCTCTTTAGGTTTCTGTTGAGGTCTATCCTGTAGAGGTACTCAAATTGGATCAAGAATCGATTTCTAGGTTTCGTTTTAAACCTAATTGGTTACTTCCAATTACGTAAATCAATAGTTTAAACCATACTCAAAGGTAggacatttttcatttttataggAACTTTTGTACCAGAAACAATTGCATCTCCAATTATAGCCCCTCTGGGATGTAAAATGTATCTTTTCTCACCATCTCCTTAGTGTATGAGACAAATGTATATATCAAtttctttatcttgtcttgctattttctttaattttacaacattatcttcttcttctttatttttttatttttatttttattttttatcatttatcatttttctgtttcttgCCGTTACTAGGATCAGGCTATACTCGGGTTACAGTAAAATTGAAATAAGGCAGATTAAGCTTGTAATCAAACACTGCAACTCTTAACAGTTAAAACAATAAACTGGAATAGAAGCAAACCTGGTTGGTGAATACGTGCAGCCAAACACCTCTGTCTTCTCCAAATAAACACACGCCCAGTCCAAAATTCttcagacaaaaaaaataaaaaaataaaaaaataaaaaattgcagcTCTTAGAACGATCGTCTCCCACAACCGCACACCTCACGTTCCCAACTTAGCAACAGGCCACCGGAGAATTCAGTAGTCACCTCACTACCGGAGCACACTGCACGCCGCTCAGATCGTCACCAGCACAGCACCCACCGAAGTAGCGCCGATCTCCCGCTGCACACGTCGACGGCAACCCACACTCGGTCAGAGCAACCCAACCACCAGAGGCAGCACTACAGGTAATTGATGAGCAGTAGCCCACCTCCGTGTACCAACCACACACGGCATCGCAAGCCTCCACCGTCACACGACACTGCACAGCGAACCCTCCCAAGAAAGCACTGCTCTGATTCCAGATGATAAGAACCTTAGTTCTTATTGCCCAAAATCagagaaaaccaaatcaaaatcaGAGAAAGATACGACCTCTTCGAGGGGGTCCAGCCTCCACAGATTGCTTGTAGCAATTAATTGAAGTTATCATTCGATGAAAAGCCTAAAGGCACTTACATTGCTTTTATAGAGTAGAAAATAAACCTAATCTTAGTAGGAAGAGGAATCAATACCCTAATCCTTGTTGGAAGAGAAATCCTACCCTAGTAAGGAAAGgactaattattttataataataatataattagaGGGTTCCTAGCAGTGTTCTTCATATTCTTACTCTCTGTCAAACTGTAATTGGGTTTGGTTTTAGTTACTCGATTTTGATTGTTTTGGTAAATCTTTTGCTAATCTGCTAATCATTTAATTTCCCCTGTAGTTCAGTGCATTAGTTTTGTGTGACATCATCATGTTCATGTTTCAGAGTGGAATTACTTGTTGGTTTGCAgttatatatttacataaatTATGAACTGTTAATTTCAAGCTCTGGAATACGCATATATGGTTTCATATCTCAATCTATGTAAACCCCACTTTGCATATGGCTTCAGATGATAGAAAATCCAAATGGTGCTGGTATATTTAGAATTTAAAGCAAGAAGAGGAACATGTTCTTCATTTACTCGTGCTCAACAAGAATTGATCCAATAATTTGTTACTTTTATGCTAAACATGAAGGAGACATAATAGGCTCTGCTTAATGTTACTATCCCAAGCCAGCTTATAGCTCTCGAGAAGTAAAATGAAATGTCACAACCACAGTCTCTACAGATGAAATTTTTAACTTGAGTGAAGTTGGAGGATGAATACTGGAGTCCAAGGGCTTTGACTTGTTAAATGGATATGTAAATGCCTTTTCCCTTAAATAACTCAGAATATTGGCAAAAATGCGTCGTTCTTTCACACCCTACATCTGTGCTCAAATACTCATAAAGAATACATATGGGAGAGCAGATACCTCAGGTGTATCTCAACAGTCTCAAAGAAGGAAGCCAAAATTGTAAATGTCAAGCTACGATGCAAATGAGTGGTCGCATCTAGTTCGTCACTATCACTTTGCATAATACATCAACTTGGAAGAAACCACATCTTTATCTATACTGCAAGGATaggaaatattaaaaattttccCTGTTCTGAAATTGTTGCTACTGTGAACTTTTTTGGGAGCAATATCTAGAAGCAAAAGCACACCTTACCTTGTACTCTTTTCATGCACGCCAAAGGAAACAATAAACATGCTGAAACAGAAAATGGTATTTGCCCTTTTTTTagtcttctcctctctctctctctctctctctctctctctctctctctctgtgatttATGTGCATTTTGTGTCTTCTGTCATTTACTTGCGCACACATGTTCCTTGTACCCTAAGCTTCTAAGTCATGCCTGGTTTGGTCTCATTAAGTACTACACATTTCTGTGTATACCCCCCGTTATCCTATTATGTGTCTTAGGGTGGAAAATGCAGTTTTCATAGCTAGAGAGTTGATCAATATTAAGAGTACCAGGGTTTCTgtgtatatttatttgttttttataactCATTTGTGACTCTGATTAAATCCATATTTTGCTACTGTATCTTGAAATCGAGGCTATAGTTTGTTATGTTCATATTAACTTTATATTTCCCTGGATTTTAAAGTCCATCCACTTAAATTGATTTTATGCAGGAATTTGTTTTTTGGGGACGTTTGATGGGAGGTATTTGACATATTGATACTTTAGAAAATAGAATGGTGTATTTGTTTTTGTCAGAGCCCAAATGGGATGAGAATGGAGATGGTAGCTCTGCCAGTATTAGAATATCTCTCTTGAATAAGCTGGAATCAGTTATTTGGTCATTGATGACGTCTGGAGGCCGGTCAGAGGCTCGACTATGGCTTTGTAACACTATAGCAGGCATAAGGTCTATCACTTCCCACCATCAGTGTGAGTTATTTGTGAGCTTATTGAGATCTAAACCACTAAAGCGGGCTTTGGCATGTCAACTCCTGCAAATGATATTTGAAAAAAGACCACAGAAAGTGGGGCCCATCATAGCCAAGAAAAGCTGCATACTTGAGAAATTCTTTGAAGGCAAGTCATTACTAATTGTGCTTCAGTTTGTTTTCCAATTAGTTTTCCCATCTAGTTTGTTcatctgaaagaaaaaaaaaaataaagcaagatttttttttagcgTTTCATTGCTAAGTGTTTGGTAGCATGAGTTTTTTCTTGTTGAATACTATTTTAATTGGTGAGTTTTATTATCTATATCCTCTTTCTTGTAGCTATACTTTTCATTGTTCGGGTAtatgttcattttatgaacTTTCCTGtctttttagaataatgtttGCTAGCTGATTAGGGAAGTATGAGTGGCTACTGTGGGCATCAAGTCACATTTTCCTATGTATTGTAAAGTAGCATTATTTGGCAATATGATCTAAATATGTACAAATAATTTAAGACACTCCATAGAATGTGATTATTTCAAGTATTCTTTTCAGAGTTCTGACCGTGCCATAATTGCTGAACAAGGCAGGAAATCCAAGACGTATATTGCAATGGTTTTCTAATTTTGCTACTGGTGGTGGACTGGAGCACGGAAAAGGTGCTAAGGCGTTATCCCAATTTGCTTTTGTAAATCGGGATATCTGTTGGGAGGAGCTTGAATGGAAGGGAAAACATGGTCAGTCACCTGCAATGGTTGCTACCAAGCCCCATTACTTTCTAAATTTGGATGTCCAACAAACTGTTGAGAATTTCCTTGACAATGTGCCCGAATTTTGGTCATCGAATGAGTTTGCTGAGTCACTAAAAGATGGTGAGATTTTGTTCATTGATAGAGAATTTTTTGtagaatattttattgatttgatGTATAAAGAGGATTCAAGAGATGTATGGGGAGTCATAAACGAGTTCCTAATTGAGGAATCTTTCTCTTCTTTGTGTCACCACCTTCTTATTACTCTTGAGGAGAAGGACTTGCATAATGTTCTGGACTTGCTTTGCAAACTTCTCAACCCAAGAATGGAACCTAGGGATTTTTGTAATTCATCTTACTTGTTTGAGGTTATACTTTCTAAGTGCAGTGACTGTGGATCTATTGATCAGATGCTACTGttaaatgcggttattaatCAGGGACGCAAACTTCTACGGGTTCTACGTGATGAAGAGGGCCAGGAGGAACATGTAAAAATCAAAGACCTTATGTCACAGATTTGCGCAATATCAAGCAATGCTAATAGCTTGGTGCCCATCTTTATGAAGTGCTTCAAAACAAAGACCATTAAAGCAATAACATGGCTGGGGCTTCAGTCTTGGGTTCTTTATTATAGATTGTCAGAGGAGTTCCAGACCCCTGATTCCTGGGAATCATTATTCATGGATAATGGTATAGGTTTTCGGACATCTAATAAGTATAAATTGCTACATCATGATGGATTGTCAGAAGAAAGTGGTTCTGATTCCGATCATAAATCATCAAAAAGAGTTAAGCccaggaagaaagaaaaaagaagaaagagaagaagaaaaaacatcGATCATGATGATAGCTATGACAATGAGCTGCCATATTTTGATACTAAAAGTATGACGCTGGGTTTGCAAGCTAATGCCGGGAATTGGTTGCTCTCTACTGATGGATTTTCTGTATCTTGGAGCAGTGTAAGTTCATCACTCTTTTGTCTCCTATATCAATTGTCAAGCTTTACGGTTCCACCACTACAATGTTTTACTGTTGcctttttttcattcttctgcAGTACTAGTTTTTCCAATCTggtaaaaatttatttgtagaGAATTATATAGTCAAGCACACAAATTCTATTTACCGACCATGTTTGTTGAGTGGATTTGGATCaagtgctgtaaaaaaaaatgttgtagtGTTTTCAACGATCTAGATTTAATTTCACCCTCTCTTTCTtatagaaaatttgaaattaaatttggagCGTTGAAGAAactacaacattttttttaatagcacctAAGTCAAATCCTGATAATGTGCCAAGGAAACATAAAGAACAGAATGAAAATGTCCTTAATAGCTCAAATGAATAAGCTGCTTTGATTTCTGCCTTTAATAGATATGTTTGATCTGTCAAATACCTGTTACTATATATGTTTGATCTGTCCCTTTTTAACTCCTGTGTAGTAGTTATCCCTATGAAAACTATTATACTTGGTTTACATAGCAAATAAGAGAGGAACTATATGCTTGACAGATTTTCTGACAATTTTGCTGTTTTCTAGGCGGACTTACCAGAACATCTTTCTAAGCATTGCTTCTCCACATGGATGAAATGGGTTTTTTGCAAAGTTGGCATGAAGCCTGCTTGATTGGGTCAATACAGAAATATTTGCCATATTCTCCATCGGCCCGAAAGCTAGCAAACATCTGTAAAGAGTTAGAAGTTTTGTTTTCCAATTGTTTTAACCTTTTCATAGATATGTACGAAGAGGTGGTTTGCTCAGTTATAACGATAGGTTAATCGCTTTCGTTGATTCTAACAAAATGGAGTTTCTTTGAAGATTGAAAAACGACTTACGGTGTCAGTATGTTGGTTGAAGGAAGAGTAATATGCTCAGCGAAGAGGCTCTCAGAAATGCTGCTACATTCAGTAAGGCAGAGTAAAGCACTATGGGAAGGTTGCCACTTTTATTTTGCTGGGAGGCTCAGTTGCTTTAGACAATCCTATTTTCTATTCAAGTATGTCGATTGGTCTTCTCATTTCGTCTTTCTTAGAACATTTCCAGCAATACAATGTAAAATACCTACTCAAAAACTGCAATTCTTTACTTtagctatttcttttttctatatacacttaaacagattctttactttcttttctacaatttttttttaaaaaaaaatattattattattattaattttttttattatttcttccGTCTTCACTCTTCAGCTCCTCAAACACCCTATCTTAGgcaaatcaaaaaagaaaaggcaaggaCTAGGGTTGAAGCACATATTGGCTTTCTGATGTGGTCGCTCAAAACCAAATCCCAGTCTAGCCAAGACCCGTGGCCCTAGCTTTTTCTCATTCACAGTGGTAACAGTAGAAGCCAAGGCCAACAACAACTAGCTAAGCCAATGTTCCATGACTTTCTTGGCATGAAGAAGCCCACCGATTAGCCTGTGGGTTTTGTCCTCAAAGCTGTGGACTCGCCTTCGGCCTCACTGTCTCTTGGAGCTTCCGCTGGTGGTGCCCAGCGGCTCATCTCCACCGCCTCTGATCTGGGTTCCGACTAGTCACTCACACCACCTCTGCTTCACTTTACTCTTCTGCAGTCAGATTTGGCGCACATCCACGATAACAAGAAAGACCATCGTCCAACTCATCTACAGCATCGTCACCCATGCTCAGATTCCCCATAATATTATCGATTCTCTATTTCCTCATCAAGAATCGATTCCGCATTGAATTCCTCCTT contains:
- the LOC133854788 gene encoding uncharacterized protein LOC133854788, giving the protein MVYLFLSEPKWDENGDGSSASIRISLLNKLESVIWSLMTSGGRSEARLWLCNTIAGIRSITSHHQCELFVSLLRSKPLKRALACQLLQMIFEKRPQKVGPIIAKKSCILEKFFEGNPRRILQWFSNFATGGGLEHGKGAKALSQFAFVNRDICWEELEWKGKHGQSPAMVATKPHYFLNLDVQQTVENFLDNVPEFWSSNEFAESLKDGEILFIDREFFVEYFIDLMYKEDSRDVWGVINEFLIEESFSSLCHHLLITLEEKDLHNVLDLLCKLLNPRMEPRDFCNSSYLFEVILSKCSDCGSIDQMLLLNAVINQGRKLLRVLRDEEGQEEHVKIKDLMSQICAISSNANSLVPIFMKCFKTKTIKAITWLGLQSWVLYYRLSEEFQTPDSWESLFMDNGIGFRTSNKYKLLHHDGLSEESGSDSDHKSSKRVKPRKKEKRRKRRRKNIDHDDSYDNELPYFDTKSMTLGLQANAGNWLLSTDGFSVSWSSADLPEHLSKHCFSTWMKWVFCKVGMKPA